The sequence gagagagagagagagagagagacagagacagagacagagacagagacagagacagagggggagggCGGGCTGGAGCCAAGGAGCCTTATAAAAAGGCTCCTCCCATCATTCTGGCAAGCAGTGACAAGGAACAGAACTAAAGTGATGGCTGTGAGAGAGCAGGGCATGTGGAAATAGAACTAGTATACACATATGTTCTATGACTGGAAAAAAGtatgttatatatcatatataatatactatatataacaaACATATACAATTTAACAATTATAATTCTATTCAACAATACATACAATTATAATACAATatgatatattgtatataatagataatatatgtgttatacatatataatgtaatacacagtatacacatatatactatagCTAAAAAAGTAATtacattatatatcatatataaaatactgtacataacataatataatatatagtataacaattatattatacaatacctacaattataataatacaatatgatatatagatatatatatagataatagataatatattgtatctattacacatgtataatgtaATACATTGTATAAGTATGTAATTATATATGCCTACAtaagtacatgtatatgtatataaaataatatatacattatattatcaTGTATACACTATACAACATATGgattacaatataaatatatgcaatataagtatatataatatatttatgtaatatttgtacaataaatatatatgtctgtgtatatgggaagaaggaaaggataggagaataagtatttatatagtgctaagCCCTTTGATAAATACACATCTatttgatatatacacatatgttaatGATTATGACTCACAGAtatggatacatacatacatgtattatatatacaattgTATATTTACATGGCCCTGTGATGCTGGGAAATGTGACTTCTGATTGCCTCAGACACTGTGAAACAATCCTTATTTAACCTCAGTCCCTCTGCTGTAAAACAGTCCCTATCTCGTAGGGTTGGTGTAAAGATCAAACGAGGtatgtgtaaagtacttagcatggtgcctggtatatagtaagcactgaacaaatatttcttcccttttttatctaGTGAGTATTTATCCTTTGGCCTCTGAACATGAAGGCATAATTATAAAGGTATAAAGGACAAAAGAcccctagaaaaagaaatagacttgATTAAGTCAGAGGAAAAGAGGCACAGACCCCCAACTCTGTCTTTGCTCTTTGCATTTTGAATTCCACATAGATATCGTATTGTTCTAAGCAGGTCTTCAGTGAAGGATTATGATAGACCCAGGAAAACAATCATTTCACATCTCCGGAATGCTGGGCAATCCACAGAGGATGCTAGGGAAAGGGAGTATCCAATCAGCAGCAGTCCTCCTAGGGCTGTTTAGCCTGGACCTGTTGCCATGGAAACAAGAAAGCAGAGTCAATGTATTGAATCTAGAATTCTCCTCCCTCAAGCGAAAGGGCTACTGCTCTGAAGACTAAGTAGATTATGACCAATGGTTCTTATAACTTCAGGTAACAAATGGATTCTATGGGAGTTTGACTAAATCCTTCTGGCTGACTTTTCCCGGGTCTCCAAACAGTTCATCAAAATTTgctctgtgaaatgaaaatatcCTTGGAATTGGATCTTCATCCTACCCTGGGATCTGAGGGATTTGAAAGGGTCACAGTCCTTGGCAACTGGCCAAATCACCTCTATATCAGTTTGCCTTATTTAATTAAGCATTGTTCATTTAAgttggacttttttttcctttgagcttATACTTTGAGATGGTTTTAGCTCCTTTCCACTAGTTCtgtatatgttgtttttatttttatttctaacatgCTTCTGGGCTTTTtatcaatttattcagccaatttatttgtttgtattcttTCTACCATGAGATTAGACTTTAGGGGAAGCTAAATGGCAAAATGAATAGAATACTGCCCCTGgaatcaggagttcaaatccagcctcagacatttaacacttattgTTGTATGAcctaattgccttgccaaaaaaaaagaagaaagaaagaagagacagacagagaggcagaggcagagagagagagatggagagacagacagacagagagacagagtgaaagggcgagagagacaaagggagaaatggaaacagagagagagagagagagagagagagagagagagagagagagagagagagagagagagagagattatttgtgattttattaatataaagagTTCCCAATAGGGAAATTTTTGTCCTAATGCAGAAGAATATGCTATAGTTTCTTGGGAGACACTGAGTTCTTAGGGATCTCACCtaggataataataatcaatatgttattgagactgtatttgaacacAAGACTTCCTGATGCTAAAGCTGCCTTTTTAGCTATTCTGCCTCTATCCTATTTCTAATAAAACATATCAAATTTACAATATTCTAGTAGAAAAAACGTTCTTatcttttccccatcttcctttccctctccttccaaCATACCCatcttttcttaaaagaaaaaacccagCATTCTCGGAGTattatttttggggaaaaacacTCATACATTCTTGATAGGATTCAGGGATGTAATCAGAAATTTTGATGCCTGAAGGCAGACTCAGTTGGAGTGAGATATCTTGGATTTCAAGACACAAGCGGCATTTGTGGGGACCAGATTGCATAGTAATGAGATATAGATCCCAGAATGATCCCAAGATAGGACTTGCAGACAGCTGCAAGTCTGTCCTAAGGAGATGCAGTCGGTCTGGGAAATGGCCTGCAAGAATATTGCACAACTGATGACGTATCTCCTACCCCCATTCTTCCCAAAGAACTTAAGGTCCCAGGTGGAGTGTGTGGCAACAGAGAAAGCCAGGAAACTAGTTGGCATGGTAAATAGAGTTTAGGATttgacatcaggaagacctgagttcaaatgagttCAAAAaatcctagctatgtgattttgcgcaagtcactttatctttgtCTCGGTTTCTCCACTATAAAATGGAGCTAACACACAGCACCTACTCTGAAGggtagatatttgtaaagtggttaGCACAGTTCCAGGcatgatattatttattatgcGCTATtaatacttattcctttccccttcttgcTAGGATACTGTCCTCAAAAAGATTCTGAAAAGGACCTATTAGTACAAAAATAGATACTctgtttgtaaaaaatttttttaaaaaaagggaaaaatctctTATGGCCAAAAGTTCCCAAATCAATGAATCACAGCATATTAATGTGATAGAATATCTGGGTTGCATTAAAGacagaaatatgaataaaaataccTGACAATGATTTATAATTAGCAGATAATTTACACAATTCTCattgaatctcacaacaaccgTCTGAAATGAATATTgtggataattttcttttgttcagtcatttcagtaatatctgactccctgtggccccatttgggcaaaggtactggagtgttttgtcatttccttctccaacttcttttacaaatgaggaaatgaaggcaaagagtgacttgttcagggtcatacagctaagcagtatctgggtggggctggatttgaattcaggaggatgaaTCCTCCCCATTGCAGACCCatactctgtgcactatggtgccatcCAGTGATCATGGTAGGCATTACTATCCTTATATTAAAGACTTGAGAGATTGAGTTTAAGGGTGTATGAAATTTAGTAATTGCATGAGCCAATTAACATCTTCCCAtgaaactttctaagactataataGATCTCAGACAGTCTTGGTAGAGATTTTTCCTCACCAGGGAGTCCCTAGCCCagaggttctcaaactttttggtctcaggactcctttatagtcttaaaaatgattgaggatgcCCAAGAACTTTTGTTTAAATGGATTATAACTACCAGTAATTAAATAttggaaaacaaaatggatatatttttaaaatatcccttaaaatgataataaactCATGATATGTTAAGCTTAATAATGGCTTGCAGTCACAAAACTCATATgatgtgctagacactatgctcAGTGCTTTACCATTCtctgatcttcacaactctaCGAGGTAgctgttattgtccccatttttacaggtaaggaaacagaggcaaagagaattTAATTAATTGATCTCCCCAAGGTCATTCAGTCTAATAAGTGTCTATGTAGATTGGAAATTGGGTTTTGCCTTGGTGCTCTACTGTGCCatcaaatacattaaaaaaaaagaaaaaaagggacaactagatggtacagtggatagagtaccagccctgaaatcaggaggacctaagttcaaatttgacctcagatacttaacacttcctagctgtgtgaccctgggcaagtcacttaaccccaattgcctcaggaaaaaaagaaaaagaaaaataactatttttcaaaacagaaaaaaattagcaaaaagaaagacattgtttttacatatttctgcaaatttctttaattcgtgattttgtaaaagacaaattatTCTATCTGCTTCTATATTCAATCTTTTGCAATACAGTTTTAGtggaaatatatgaagaaaattcagttttatgaaagaagtattttaataggcaaataacatctcagtattattatgaaaatagttttgagcTTCCATACCACGCTTTAAGAATAGTTGTCTTCTATCAATCCCTATAGGTCTGGGCACAAATAATCAATGTTtctattgtgttttgttttgctaaagACAGAGATGTTAACAGatcttgtttctttcaaaatttcaaaCCTCAAGAAAAAACATTCAAGTGAAGCTGGTGGAGTTTGGCTCAAGCAAACTTCACTAAGTTTCCATCCAATGTTTAAAAATCCTGGAGCTCTGAGTAAGGAAATAGACAGAAttagtatgcatatatatatatatatatatatatatatatatatatatatatatatatatatatatatatatatattttaaatataaaataaatgctcttGTAACTTTCCCTTCAGGAAGGCAagtttgatttcaaatccagtaatACAAGGGCTAAGGTCCAAACTGTATAATCTGTGGATAGATTGTTTAGCCTCAATGTCTCGGttaattagtcaatcaacaaaaatttattaaacagtGACTGtgccctgtcagattggctaagatgacaggaaaaaataatgatgattgttggaggggatgcaggaaaactgggacattgatgcattgttggtggagttgtgaacgaatccaaccattctggagagtagtttggaactatgctaaaaaagttatcaaactgtgcataccctttgatccagcagtgttactactgggcttatatcccaaagagagcataaagaagggaaagggacctgtatgtgcacgaatgcttgtggcagccctttttgtagtggctagaaactggaaactgaatggatgcccatcagttggagaatggctgaataagttatggtatatgaatattatggaatattattgttctgtaagaaatgaccaacaggatgatttcagaaaggcctggagagacttacatgaactgatgctgagtgaaatgagcaggaccaggagatcattatatactacaacaatactatatgatgaccagttctgatggacctggccatcctcagcaacgagatcaaccaaatcatttccaatggagcagtaatgaactgaaccagctactcccagagaaagaactctgggtgatgactaaaaccattacattgaattctaatccctatatttatgcccacctgtatttttgatttccttcacaagctaattgtacaatatttcagagtctgattctttttgtacagcaaaataacggtttggtcatgtatacttattgtgtatctaatttatattttaatatatttaacatctactggtcatcctgccatctggggaggggtgggggtaagaggtgaaaaattggaacaagaggtttggcaattgttaatgctgtaaagttacccatacatataacctgtaaataaaaggctattaaataaaaaaagaaaaagaaaaagaaaaagaaaaagaaaaaaaataaataaataaacagtgaCTGTGTGCTGGGGTCTgaaacacaaaaccaaaaatgtcCATCTGGTCTGTAAGTGCAAGACAGCTGCTGTGATCTGCATTAATGAAGGGAGCTTCCTTACTGGGAGGTTCCTTCtattgatgaaatcatgggtCTATTTACACAAGTTATTATCCTAAGAAAGAACAATAAGAGAAAATCTAATTTACATATTGACtgtgggaaaatcacttaacctcttaattCTCCCCTGGCAGATTTTTAGGcctataaattgaaaaaaaaagtggccGATCTACATTGGTAAGAATTTCCTCACTATTTCCTTAATACTAACgaaatcataggtccagacccagccaaataagcaaacaaataaaaatatgatttctctAGAGATGGTCACAAACATTTCCAACTAGCTTACAAGTGGAAGTTCAGTTTGGAACATGTTTCAAAAATCACATGAGTTGTTTGTGAAAATTCTTGAAGCAGAATCAATAAATGTGACTGGGGAAAATGGGCATTCAATCTGTTTGCAGGTTTGTGGAAGCAAGAGCTAACTCCAAATGGGAACATGAGACAGCCAGGAGGACCAGTTACCTGCATCCTCCAGGCTAGCGGAGGGCAGATGGAACCCTGCCTTCAGAATCCCTAGTTAGAGGTCCTTCCTGGCCCCCCTCCAGGGGCTAGTGTCTCTCCCCTGTCCctcaattattttgtatatattttgcatacgCACATAGGGTAATTAAGTGAATGTAAAAatgtgcacacatatgtatatgtgtgtatatgcatgtacatatgtgtacatatatttatagtcaccctacacacatgtacatataaaaaCGCATGCATGTGCAGGGTAACTAGGTGGCTTCAGTGGATATAACCACGGGTCCAGTGTCAGAAAGATTTGTCTTCCTTAattcaatccagcctcagagacttactagctctgtgatcttgggcaagtcactcaattctgtttgccttagttttcttgactgtaaaatgaagaaattaatgcttttagaatcaaatatttgtaaaaaaaaatgcttaacatagtacctAGCATATCGTAGATAATATATGTAgtagattattatatatatatgtgtgtgtatatatattatatatgtatatacacacacacacatatatacattccctttttccttccctttcccttctttgtgcatatgtgagtgtgtgtgtgttttgttattgtgggtttttttgtctTCACACTTGTGATCCATCTGGTCAGTGAACACTAAGGagacttctccctttctctccatgcAGACCAGGACTTTCTCTGTACCTGGAGAGTGGCCcctgtcttgcccagagtcacctacTTAGTTTTTGAAGGTCATTTTCAAACTTAGATCTTCTTGTCTGCTATTACAGTGCTCTACCAGACTGCCCATCCTGGTACTCTAGGGATAGGAATAAGGATtcaacctgtgatttcatttttctagGGAACTCCTTCTCCCATGCAGATTGGTACTCTGCAACAACTTACAATGctaagagtttttttttgtttttttttgtttttttttaacagcaaaatCACTTTAGACAGACtactgaggtagaatttgaatctaggtcttggCTTAATGGAAAATTATCTCTCTACTCACAGCCCTGCCTCTCAGCACATGCTCAAGAAATATTAGTGGACTTGAACACCATCTTTAGAAGCCAGTGGAGAGAGCCCACCATGATGGTACTCTCTTATTTATTTGTGATAAACTTCTTGTTCTTTCaggcattaattttttaaaggaagatccAATTCATTTTGAATATTGAATCTGACTACAAATGCACGAGCCCCAGATTGGCTCAACCAAGTTTCTCCTGTACAGATGAAACTTTAATTGATATTTTCAGAATCCACcattttgatttggaaattatttgTGATCATTTTGGGTCTATCCTTCTTCTAACAAATCtgtttccatcattttttttaatcaaagcaatctacaaaacaataaattcagCCATAATTTACGTTGCTTGCCAGCTTCTGAGGTATCAAAGCTCACACAGAAAATTTAGCAATTGGATTTTGAGAATCAAACGGCCCTTTTCTTCTCATATTAACAAATGTCTTTCAAAGAATGTTCATTTAGAGACCACAAATCAAAGAATCATTTGATTTATAATCAAGGATGATGGATTTAGAGCTAGGGGAAACCTTAGTGGTCCCCCAGTccagcctcttcattttatagatgagaaagctcaGAAAGGGTATGATCCTGATTCAGACAATGAGGGTCTGAAGCATGTTCTGAACCTTTGTTTTTCTGACTGTATATTCATCaattctattcactatatcaaGGATCCTTAGCTCTTTTGTGGTGTCATGTACCCTTTTGATAGTCTAGTGAagtcttttcaaaataaaattttatgatatataaaaaaactTTATAGGATTACAAGTATAAAAAAAACTAAGTTTAAATAAGAatgtaaatgtaatttaaaattaagatctttacttaaaatttccaaataaaatataaatttaaatgcatattaaaactttacatgtaatttaaaatttaaatgtattttaaaatttagattaaatacattttaatttgaaatttggatttaaaagttaaataacaaaattttaaattcagataaaatttaaatttaatttagttttatataaaatttaattttagttaagttaaaacttaatttaattttaaattaaaacaaaaatttaaattcagataaaatttaaatttaatttagttttatataaaattttagttaaatttaaatttaatttaattttagattaaaacaaaatttaaattcagattgaaattcaattttaaagtgtaaatataaaatttaaacatttaaatttaattttaaattaaaatgtaaacatttaaatTTACGTTTAGATTAAAACCTAATCattaaaatgtactttaaaattaatatttaaacacaaatttaatttcaaattaaaatttgaacatttaattttaaataaaaatgcaaacatctacatttcattttaagctaaaatttaaaatatttaaatttaattgtaaACATCTAcgtttaattttaaattgaaatgtaaacatctacatttatttatttactttttgctgaggcagttggggttaagtgacttgcccggggtcacacagctaggaagcagtaagtgtttgagaccgcatttgaactcaggtctgcctgacttcagggttggtactccaTCCAccttgccatctagctgccccattacgTTTAATTTTGaggtaaaatttaaaacatttaaattgaaacatttactaaaatgaattttaattttaaacccCAGATTCAGAACTCCTATATAGCTAGACCATATAGATCTAGAATAGAATTCTCTTTCAGCCACTTTGGCAAGTGGGCAGCCATTCTCTGCTTAAATACCACCTGTGCTGAGGAGCTCACTACTTCCTTAGGTGGCGCATTCTACCTGTGGAATgctgccatcatcatcatccacaGGAGCCGGAAACAATTCTGATTTCTCTCCATCACCCTTTTCTAGCTATCCATATGTTCAGGTTCTTTGTCTTACCTTGccctctcccctctttttgcAGGAAGCCATTTTCAATGGACAATGAGAACATCTGGTTCGTCTCCCAGCTAGTCTGCCCTGTGGTGCTGCGCAGCAAGATAATGGGAGAGGATGTGAGACTCTGCAGGTGTAGCAGTCATTCTATTCCTCACGTGACTGACCTGGAGTTTGATTTTCTCATCAACAATCAGATAACTTGGCCAGAGCAAATCACAGTTATCTGTGTGTACGACTCTGCCATGGTGGAGGATGGTACATTGCAGGATATCGAAGAGTTATATAGTCGCAAGAACAGAACAAGAAACATGCCTTGCATACAGGTGAGTGATGGGTATAGCCTTGGACCTGTTCTGTTTCCAAATTGAGCTGATTCGATCCTTCTTAGGCTATCTGGTGACCCCTAATCAATGGGATTCACCATAACTATGCTGAACGCAGTTGGGACACTTCATCAGCATAGCCTGCTGAAGTTCAGAACTCCCAAATTCATGGGGGTCCATCAGCTTCAACCTCCTACTTAACTGAGATTACAGGATTAAATCATACTCCGccataaagtaattttaaaacaataaaaatacaaatacaacatATGGAAATGTGTGGAATGTTACTGCAATATGTACAGAGAACAGAATATAAGcacattaaatttatttatttattttataggctATGTtgataaattcattttgaaaCATCTAAActatgaaagtaagaaaaataaaatagagatgaaTATTGAGGAGAATATTATTCTCAATTTTTATGCTAGCAAATTTTATGAATAAGTAGAAATTTTAGAAACCtacttagaaaaatgcaaaaatttaTAAATGGATGAATTAAAAAGTGGCACACAACCCAGCTGGAATATTTTACCAAActttcaaagaacaaataaactTTTCATTGCGCAGAATGTCCTAGAATATAGAAAAGGCTGCAGTATTATGCcatttattttatgaagaaaatgtgGATTTAACTCTTAAACTTGGCAAAGAGCATAAAAATTATAGGGCTAGGTCCCTTGCAAGCACAAacataaaaatgctatataaaatctTAGTAAATGAAATACAACAATATATGGAAATGATTTTCCACCACGACTGGGTAAAGTTtcagggaataaacatttattcattcattcgttcattcatccatccatttatttattttttatttttaataacattttattgaccatccatttattttaaaactaaagtgTCTAATCCCCATAAAAGCACTATGTATGATTAGTCCATAATATTAACAGAAGAATAAAAGGTAccatgtaattatttttaataaaagtaatggaattgTGTCATTTTAAAAGCTGATGAATCAACAGCCCAGAGAGTCTGAAGAAATTAtctaaaatgaaagtat comes from Sarcophilus harrisii chromosome 5, mSarHar1.11, whole genome shotgun sequence and encodes:
- the LOC111721047 gene encoding uncharacterized protein C3orf20-like isoform X1, producing the protein MTNGSYNFRKPFSMDNENIWFVSQLVCPVVLRSKIMGEDVRLCRCSSHSIPHVTDLEFDFLINNQITWPEQITVICVYDSAMVEDGTLQDIEELYSRKNRTRNMPCIQSRLDPFRLLKYNISGADEFTDHIGSLLVSRHNVASGMFLMYIQGKLLFANYVFNGYSTSAKDLQKQIVKTRNDYHLGYYLPNDFRFRNQKPKRTVNGH